A genomic segment from Synchiropus splendidus isolate RoL2022-P1 chromosome 18, RoL_Sspl_1.0, whole genome shotgun sequence encodes:
- the LOC128750118 gene encoding toll-like receptor 7 produces MFSMKSIIIFCHLLLSLNAINVKFLPCDVYGNVTKVDCHDRSLDRVIYIKEDRVLSLNLSLNRISKVADNTFSGVPNLLTLDMTRNGNPYSPELDIHHCAFKVLPKLQHLFLSHNRLRHIPWLPESLLELNLEGNRIFHIENPFKTPLLEKLFLGYNCYYGNPCYEPFYIAESAFEHLTRLWVLDLAFDNLTAVPQGLPRSLEKLNLKENRLTEIPNRAFVNLTKLVYLNLEWNCQRCDHAAQPCFPCPYNNPLKLHPQSFFSENSSIGYLSLRGNSIKTFPKGIFKPLKKLGRLDLSDNRLAFAIQNASFFGELTHLNWISLIYNFEPATIFDSFNLSTYIGKMIKLKYLLLSGIFFKSLSTQSLEVLSQLKTLHTLELRMNFMSKFDFQSLKRFPSLQSIILTQNMLTFNECPSRGLFMGQSEAVSERQAIFSSRFQTPHEILVYPHCSPEVEAWKPCGLESFALSVLYNKQCNGGFTLDLSQNDILFLTNNTFAGLENVTCLDLSLNYMSQTLSKGDFSGLTKLVALNMSHNRIDLFYDHAFSELNKTLKLLDLSNNDFHFNMRGMFHKLGFIHNLQNLEVLSLANNNIQMRIDHQLNSSSLRTLYFNGNRLDYMWKTKEKYGHFFQKLTNLTYLDISNNQLTEISDDILTNLPKSLQFLVISDNHLAFFPWANITALSNLTLLDLSNNALDFLPSTILKFDSNLKCLYLNNNQFYSFPESVLIQLKSLQVLHLDHNQIKEMHFKFTPKPSSNKTALKELTLHSNPFRCNCSTAWFSVFLATTSIRIPFLTTSVLCAYPESQIGKSMLLIDQHSCQEIYGSLAFFVNFCLVILFTTLPLLKHLYGWDLWYCLQVLWAGQKGYSQLPGSDCHYHAFVVFDTGNPAVRDWVYNELVVHLEDRHRRFNLCLEERDWVPGLSCIENLHNAVYKSVKTVFVLSSGKALNGVIRQAFYMVQQRLLDEKVDVAVLVLLDEMYPKLKYLQLRKRLCGKSVLTWPKNPLAQPLFWNQVRMALSSDNLKLYDQNMSESFNM; encoded by the exons ATG TTTTCTATGAAGTCCATCATTATATTCTGTCACCTCCTTCTGTCTCTGAATGCCATAAATGTGAAGTTTCTGCCATGTGATGTTTACGGCAATGTCACTAAAGTGGACTGCCATGATAGATCCTTGGATCGTGTCATTTACATCAAAGAAGACAGAGTTTTGTCCCTCAATCTCAGCCTGAATAGAATCAGTAAAGTGGCAGACAACACTTTCTCTGGTGTACCAAACCTCCTCACCTTGGATATGACCCGCAATGGAAATCCTTATTCACCTGAACTGGATATCCACCACTGCGCTTTCAAGGTCTTGCCAAAGCTTCAGCATCTGTTTCTGTCCCATAACAGACTCAGACATATTCCTTGGCTTCCTGAAAGCTTGCTTGAACTGAATCTTGAGGGCAATCGGATCTTCCACATCGAGAATCCGTTTAAGACTCCACTTCTTGAGAAGCTCTTCCTCGGCTACAACTGCTATTATGGAAACCCTTGTTATGAGCCCTTTTACATCGCAGAAAGTGCTTTTGAACACCTGACACGTCTTTGGGTTCTTGATTTGGCCTTTGATAATTTGACGGCTGTACCACAAGGATTACCCCGGTCATTGGAGAAActgaatttaaaagaaaacagactGACTGAGATCCCAAACCGAGCTTTTGTCAACCTGACAAAGCTTGTTTATCTGAATCTTGAATGGAACTGTCAGCGTTGCGACCATGCAGCACAGCCTTGCTTTCCTTGCCCATACAACAACCCACTGAAACTACATCCTCAGTCCTTCTTTTCAGAGAACAGTTCCATTGGCTATCTCAGTTTGAGGGGAAACTCTATTAAAACATTCCCTAAgggcatttttaagcctttaaaAAAGTTGGGTCGACTGGACCTCTCTGACAACAGGCTTGCATTCGCCATACAGAACGCCTCTTTTTTTGGAGAGCTCACTCACCTTAATTGGATAAGTCTCATCTACAATTTTGAGCCCGCAACAATCTTTGATTCATTCAATCTATCGACATATATCGGCAAAATGATAAAGTTAAAATATCTTCTTTTGAGTGGAATTTTTTTCAAATCGCTGTCAACTCAGAGCTTAGAAGTTCTCTCCCAGCTGAAGACACTTCACACACTGGAACTCAGGATGAATTTCATGAGTAAATTCGATTTTCAAAGCCTCAAACGGTTTCCCTCTCTTCAAAGTATTATCCTGACTCAAAACATGCTAACCTTTAATGAATGCCCATCCAGAGGGCTGTTCATGGGTCAGTCAGAGGCAGTAAGCGAAAGGCAAGCAATATTCTCTAGCAGATTCCAGACTCCACATGAAATCTTGGTTTATCCCCACTGTAGTCCAGAGGTTGAAGCCTGGAAACCTTGTGGCTTGGAATCATTTGCATTATCAGTTCTTTATAATAAACAGTGCAATGGAGGATTTACTCTTGACCTATCTCAGAATGACATTCTATTTCTTACAAATAACACTTTCGCTGGCCTAGAGAACGTAACATGCTTGGACCTGTCCCTTAATTATATGAGCCAGACTCTAAGTAAAGGTGATTTTTCTGGTTTGACTAAATTAGTTGCACTGAATATGTCTCACAATCGAATTGATCTTTTTTATGATCATGCTTTTAGCGAGCTAAATAAAACCCTGAAATTGTTAGACCTCAGTAACAATGACTTCCATTTTAATATGAGGGGCATGTTCCATAAACTTGGTTTCATCCATAATCTTCAGAACTTGGAAGTCTTGAGTTTGGCCAACAATAACATTCAGATGCGAATTGATCACCAGCTGAATAGCAGCTCACTGAGGACCCTCTACTTCAATGGAAATCGCTTGGATTACATGTGGAAAACCAAAGAGAAGTACGGACACTTCTTCCAAAAACTCACAAATCTCACTTACCTGGACATCTCCAATAATCAGCTGACAGAGATTTCGGACGACATTTTGACTAACTTGCCCAAAAGTCTGCAGTTCTTGGTGATAAGCGATAACCACTTGGCATTCTTCCCTTGGGCGAACATCACGGCACTGAGCAATCTGACTCTCCTGGATTTGAGTAACAATGCTCTTGACTTTCTTCCCAGCACCATTCTAAAATTCGATTCCAATTTAAAGTGCCTGTATCTCAATAACAATCAATTTTATAGCTTCCCTGAAAGCGTTCTGATTCAGTTGAAATCCTTACAAGTTCTTCACCTGGACCACAACCAGATCAAGGAGATGCACTTCAAGTTCACCCCAAAACCGTCATCCAACAAAACTGCCCTGAAGGAACTCACCTTGCATTCCAACCCTTTCAGATGTAACTGCAGTACAGCgtggttttctgttttcttagcGACCACTTCAATACGCATTCCCTTCCTCACCACATCTGTCCTATGCGCCTACCCAGAATCTCAAATTGGCAAGAGCATGTTGTTAATAGATCAGCATTCCTGCCAGGAGATTTATGGCAGCCTGGCCTTCTTTGTGAACTTCTGCTTGGTTATTTTGTTCACTACACTGCCCCTTCTGAAGCATCTATATGGCTGGGACCTGTGGTACTGCCTTCAGGTACTCTGGGCTGGTCAGAAGGGATATTCCCAGCTGCCTGGAAGTGATTGTCATTACCATGCGTTTGTGGTGTTTGACACGGGTAACCCTGCTGTCAGAGACTGGGTGTACAACGAGCTTGTCGTTCATCTGGAGGACAGACACAGAAGGTTTAATCTGTGTTTGGAGGAGAGGGACTGGGTTCCTGGGCTGTCATGCATCGAAAATCTCCACAACGCCGTCTACAAAAGCGTGAAGACGGTGTTCGTGCTCTCCAGTGGAAAGGCATTGAACGGGGTGATTCGTCAGGCTTTCTACATGGTTCAACAGCGACTTCTGGACGAGAAG GTGGATGTAGCTGTGCTGGTTTTACTGGATGAGATGTACCCCAAACTGAAGTACCTGCAGCTGAGGAAGCGGCTTTGCGGGAAGTCGGTTCTGACTTGGCCCAAAAATCCTCTGGCACAGCCCCTTTTCTGGAATCAAGTGAGAATGGCACTGTCGTCGGATAATCTCAAGCTCTACGATCAAAACATGAGTGAAAGTTTTAACATGTGA